The Apodemus sylvaticus chromosome 22, mApoSyl1.1, whole genome shotgun sequence genome includes a region encoding these proteins:
- the Amz1 gene encoding archaemetzincin-1 yields MVQCKPPQEFSFGPRALKDALISCDLTLKQLYTSAFSPAERLFLSEAYNPHRTLFSTLLIHSAFDWLLSRPEAPEDFETFHASLQLRKQSLARKHIYLQPIDLSEGLAGCPLLDHLRSCAEAFFLGLRVKCLPSVAAASITCCSRPSRDTDGLQLHTDGILSFLKNNKPADALCVLGLTLADLYPHDAWTFTFGRFLPGHEVGVCSFARFSGEFLQAGSRVPDPAVLEAAAAAAGGPETPPHEEGRSLCFSALGMVQCCKVTCHELCHLLGLGSCRWLRCLLQGALSLDEALRRPLDLCPICLRKLHHLLGFRLLERYKRLHTWTRMMVEIWSGQEAVSEDTLPFSADSGMGCESDTEPATTPSEPVTPDAWSHTFPDEPEPVSEDGLSSLVASEVLLKLGEPVDAIEEYGQWLDACIRALERGVAEEELIQVDSAVDALGRWEMFTGQLPETKQHVPRGKDNVGLRRVLGDKFSSLRRRLSSRRLAKASSSHCRWGMEN; encoded by the exons ATGGTGCAGTGCAAGCCACCCCAGGAGTTCAGCTTCGGACCCCGGGCTCTGAAGGATGCCCTGATCTCCTGCGATCTGACTCTGAAGCAGCTCTATACCTCGGCCTTCTCCCCGGCGGAGAGGCTCTTCCTGTCTGAGGCCTACAACCCTCACCGGACCCTCTTCAGCACACTGCTCATTCACTCAGCCTTTGACTGGCTCCTGAGTCGCCCAGAGGCCCCTGAGGATTTCGAGACCTTCCATGCTTCTCTGCAGCTCCGGAAGCAGAGCCTGGCCCGGAAACACATTTACCTGCAACCCATAG ATCTGAGTGAGGGGCTGGCGGGCTGCCCCCTGCTGGACCACCTTCGGAGCTGTGCCGAAGCTTTCTTCCTGGGCCTGCGTGTTAAGTGCCTGCCCTCAGTGGCTGCTGCCTCCATTACCTGCTGCTCGAGACCCAGTCGGGACACTGATGGGCTCCAGCTTCACACAG ATGGCATCTTGTCCTTCTTGAAGAACAACAAGCCAGCGGACGCATTGTGCGTGCTGGGCCTCACGCTGGCCGACCTGTACCCCCATGATGCCTGGACCTTCACCTTCGGCAGATTTCTTCCGGGGCATG AAGTGGGTGTGTGTAGCTTCGCTCGCTTCTCTGGAGAGTTCCTGCAGGCCGGGTCCAGGGTTCCGGACCCAGCTGTGCTGGAGGccgcagcagctgcagcaggtgGCCCCGAGACGCCGCCACACGAGGAAGGACGGTCCCTGTGCTTCAGCGCCCTGGGCATGGTCCAGTGTTGCAAG GTCACCTGTCATGAGCTCTGCCACCTCCTCGGCCTGGGGAGCTGTCGCTGGCTCCGCTGCCTCCTGCAGGGGGCGCTTAGCCTGGATGAGGCGCTCAGGCGGCCCCTGGACCTCTGTCCCATCTGCCTGAGGAAATTGCATCACCTCCTGGGCTTCAGGCTCCTGGAGAGGTACAAG AGACTCCATACTTGGACTCGGATGATGGTGGAGATATGGTCTGGTCAAGAGGCTgtgtcagaggacaccttgccCTTCAGTGCTGACTCAGGCATGGGCTGCGAGAGTGACACGGAGCCGGCCACCACCCCCTCAGAGCCTGTCACCCCTGATGCGTGGAGTCACACCTTCCCTGATGAGCCCGAACCAGTGTCTGAGGATGGACTGAGCTCTCTCGTGGCCTCGGAAGTGTTGCTCAAACTCGGGGAGCCTGTGGATGCCATAGAGGAGTACGGACAGTGGCTGGATGCGTGCATCCGGGCCCTGGAGAGGGGCGTGGCTGAAGAGGAGCTGATCCAGGTGGACTCGGCCGTGGATGCCCTGGGCCGCTGGGAGATGTTCACGGGGCAGCTCCCGGAGACCAAGCAGCATGTGCCCCGTGGCAAGGATAATGTAGGATTGCGCAGGGTGCTGGGGGACAAGTTTTCCTCCCTGAGGCGGCGGCTGAGCTCTCGAAGACTTGCCAAGGCCAGTTCTTCCCACTGCCGCTGGGGAATGGAGAACTGA